In the Maribacter sp. MJ134 genome, one interval contains:
- a CDS encoding thioredoxin family protein, with protein sequence MSINTMIRKEDTLVTALGNSYSYEEYRNLVEKLAAEGKSTGPVQTEALANYTQLNDRRMKRWDKTLRFSEEAVSKITAVSKKMTWTVLTESWCGDASPALPVMNKIAELNPNIELRVVLRDENTDLMNQFLTNGGMSIPKLIVRDDVSNEVVADWGPRSANATKLVEDHKAVHGMIKPEFKQDIQVWYNRDKGQSILADLLLLLPLE encoded by the coding sequence ATGAGCATTAATACTATGATACGAAAGGAAGATACGCTGGTTACCGCTTTGGGTAATAGTTATTCTTATGAAGAATACAGGAACTTAGTAGAAAAATTAGCAGCGGAAGGAAAGTCAACCGGCCCTGTACAAACAGAAGCATTGGCCAATTATACCCAACTTAACGACAGGCGCATGAAACGTTGGGACAAAACCTTGAGATTTAGTGAGGAGGCGGTCTCTAAGATTACCGCAGTTTCAAAAAAAATGACCTGGACGGTTCTTACGGAGAGCTGGTGTGGTGATGCGTCTCCGGCATTACCGGTAATGAATAAGATAGCGGAACTTAATCCAAATATTGAATTACGGGTTGTGCTGCGTGATGAAAATACGGATTTAATGAATCAGTTCTTGACCAACGGCGGAATGTCCATTCCCAAACTCATCGTACGAGATGATGTAAGCAATGAAGTGGTAGCGGACTGGGGCCCAAGGTCGGCTAATGCTACTAAATTAGTGGAAGACCACAAAGCGGTACACGGTATGATAAAACCTGAATTTAAACAGGATATTCAAGTTTGGTACAACAGGGACAAAGGACAAAGTATTTTGGCCGACCTGTTGTTGCTACTTCCTTTGGAATAG
- the truB gene encoding tRNA pseudouridine(55) synthase TruB produces the protein MKTKEDFLNGQVLLIDKPLGWSSFQAVNKLKWAIRKKFQLKKIKIGHAGTLDPLATGLLIICAGKFTKRIPEFQGLVKEYTGTITLGASTPSYDLETELDKTYPTAHITEALIRITTEQFLGDIQQAPPIFSALKKDGKRLYEYARAGEEIEIKKRAVRILEFEITAVTLPAIDFRIVCSKGTYIRSIAHDFGLALGSGGYLSALRRTKIGDYNVDIALDPEVFEQQLLGKA, from the coding sequence TTGAAAACCAAGGAAGATTTTTTAAACGGTCAAGTACTTCTTATAGACAAGCCCTTAGGCTGGTCTTCTTTCCAAGCCGTGAACAAACTGAAATGGGCCATTCGTAAAAAATTTCAGCTAAAAAAAATCAAAATTGGCCACGCCGGAACCTTAGACCCTTTAGCAACTGGGCTTCTTATTATCTGCGCGGGGAAATTCACGAAACGGATACCTGAATTCCAAGGTTTGGTAAAAGAGTATACCGGTACAATTACATTGGGAGCAAGCACACCCTCCTATGATTTGGAAACAGAATTGGATAAAACCTACCCAACGGCCCACATAACCGAAGCATTAATCCGCATAACTACGGAGCAATTTCTGGGCGACATACAACAGGCACCACCCATATTCTCAGCCCTAAAAAAGGATGGCAAACGTTTATACGAATATGCCAGAGCAGGAGAAGAAATTGAAATTAAAAAGCGCGCCGTACGTATTTTGGAGTTTGAAATAACAGCGGTAACGCTTCCTGCAATTGATTTTAGAATTGTTTGTAGCAAAGGCACATACATTCGCTCTATTGCCCATGATTTTGGACTTGCTTTAGGTTCTGGCGGATATTTATCCGCCTTAAGAAGAACCAAAATAGGAGATTATAACGTAGATATAGCCCTAGACCCTGAGGTCTTTGAACAACAACTGTTGGGAAAAGCATAG